The segment GTTCGCCGTTGCCTGCCCCCGCGCCACCGGCGCCGCCCATGGCCGGCTTGTCGCCCGCCAAGGTGACTTTCGCGCCTTCCTTCAGGCGGTCGGCGCCTTCCGTGATGACTTGCTCGCCCGCTTCCAGGCCGGCACGGATTTCCACCATGTCGGTGGTGGCCTGGCCCCGCGTGACCATGCGCACGGTGACGGTTTTATCCGTTTTCAGCACATACACGAAGTCGCCGTTGTTACTGTGGCGCAGGGCCGTGACGGGCACCAGCACGGCGCCCGTGATGTTGCCCAGTTCCAGGCGCACGTTGACGAACTGGCTGGGGAACAGCGCCATCTTGTCATTCGTGTAGCGGGCCTTGGCGCGCACGGTGCCCGTCTGCACGTCGACCTGGTTGTCGAGCGCCGTCAAGCTGCCCTTGTCCAGGGTATGCGTGCGGGTGCGGTCCAGCGCCAGCGCCGCCAGCGCCGCGCCGCCATTCAGGCGCTCCTGGATGGTCTGCACTTTATCCTGCGGCACGGAGAATTCCACGTCGATGGGCGAGAGCTGCGTCACCACCACCACGCCGCCCGCGTCGCTGGTGCTGACCAAATTGCCGATGTCGACCACCTTCAGGCCCGCGCGGCCGCTGATCGGCGACACCACCTTGGTGTAGCCGAGGTTCAGCCTGGCCGTGCCTTCGGCCGCGCGGTCCGTCATCACCGTGCCTTCCAGCTGTTTCACCAGGGCGGCCTGCGTATCGACGTCCTGGCGCGCGATGGAATCCTGGCCCAGCAAAGTCTGATAGCGTTTCAGGGTCAGGCGCGCATTTTCCAGCTGCGCTTCATCGCGCTGGCGCTGGCCCGTGGCCTGCATCAGCGCCATCTCGAACTGGGCCGGGTCGATCTGCGCCACCACCTGGCCCGCCTTGACCATGCCGCCTTCCTTGAATTTCAGCTCCTTCAAAATGCCCGACACTTGCGGGCGCACCGTCACGGTGGACGCGGCAGTCACCGTGCCCAGCGCATCGAGCACCACGGGCAAATCGGATTTCACGGCCGTGGCCACGCCCACGGTGGTCGAGGGCGCGCCACGGCGCCCGCCGGGGCCACCTGGCCCGCCAGCACCGCCTGGGCCTCCCATGCCTGGACCGCCCTTGGCGCTGGTGCCCGAGTGGGTCAGGTACCAGGCGCCGCCCCCCAGCGCAGCCATCACGGCCAGCGCGATGACCGTGCCGACGATTTTCGAACGACGGCTGCGCCGCGGGGTATTGGGTGTAGTCTGCGAATCCATCGCTTATCCTTGTCTAGGCCGCTGGCACGGCGAGTCTGTGGTGCCGGCCGAGGTGACACACTCAGGCCGGACGACCGTTTTTCGGGTTGTTTCGGTAAAAAGCCGGGGGAGTCAAGAGCTGAAAGTCAGCTGAAAAAACATCGCTCCCCAAGGTGAAATGACTCTAGCATAGTCATGTAACTGTTTCATTTCTGCTTGAAACAATTACACACAGCCAGGCGGACATGGGAGGATCAGGCGGGCCGGCAGGCGGGCCGCCCCTGTGGGGGAACGGTGGAAAAATCAGGCTTGCGGGGCGCCGCGCCCCGGCACCAGGCGCGTGCGGGCGACTCGCATGCAGATACAAACTCGCTACAAATCTCCCGCCAGCCGGCTTGACCTGGGGCCAGGCTGGCCGTTACTGCAAGGTCATGCCGAGGATGACATCCTGGTAGTCGGTGCGGCCCACGCGGAAGGTGCGCCGGCCCAGCTGCGCAAAGCCGCAGCGCGTGTAAAACGCCAGCGCATCGTGGTTTTCCGCATATACGCCCAGCAGCACGCGCCCTGCCCCGCTGGCGCGCGCCTGCTCCAGGGCCGCTTGCATCAGACGCTGGCCCACGCGCTGGCCCTGGAAGCGGTGCAGCAGGTAGATGCGCTTGATTTCCAGGTCATTCGGGCGCGGGTCCGCCACCGGCAGGCCGGCGGGGCTGAGCACCAAGTAGCCGACGGGCGCGCCGCCCGGCGTGGCCTCGGCCAGCCACAAGCGCATGACCGGCAGCGCCAGCCAGTCGCGGTACAGCTGCACGTCGTGCTGGCGCTGGCAATGGGCGATGACGTCGGCGCCGTCGAGGATGCCGGCGAACGCCTCGAGAAAAGTGGCTTGCCCCACCAGGGCCAGCGCTGCTTCGTCGCCCTTGACGCAGGGGCGGATGGTGATCGCCGTGTCAGTGTCTGCATTCATGTCGCTTGCCATGCCTTACCCCTTTTGCATGGGGTCGGACCCGGCGGGTCCGACCCCGGCCCTCTGCCTTACTTGCCGCCCAAAGGCACCTCGCACAGGCAGTGCGTGAGGGCCATGAACGGTTTATGTTCGCGCGTGATGCCCGACAGCCAGGAGAGGTCCTGCGCCATGCCCAGCGCCGCGTCGGCCGGCAAGCCGGTGCTGGCCAGGCCCAGCTTCACGTGTTCGCCCAGTCCCAGCGAAGCCATGGCCTTGGAGCCGAACATGCCGATCAAGCGGTCCACGTTCGACGTTTCCTGCTCCAGGTAGGTCACGCGGTAGTCGGTGCCCAGCTTGGCGCGCTTGGCCGCCGAGGCCAGCGCATCGCCATAGCTGCCGATGCGGTCGACCAGGTTGCGCTCTTTTGCCTGCAAGCCCGTCCAGACGCGGCCCTGCGCCACTTCGTTGATTTTCTCGGGCGTCGTCTTGCGCGCCTTGGCGGCCAGGCTCAGGAAGTCGCCATACACGTGGTTGATCGAACCCTGGATCACTTCGGCGAAGCGGGGGTCGAGCGGACGCAATGGGTTGCCCGCGTCGGCCAGCCACGTGGTCGGCGAACCGGCCGTGTGGATGCCCAGCTTTTCCACCACCTTGTCGGCCGTCGGCAAAATCGCGAACACGCCGATGGAACCGGTGATGGTGGCCGCGTCGGCGATCACTTCATCGGCCGAGGTGCTGATCCAGTAGCCGCCCGAAGCGGCCACGTTGCCCATCGAGACGACCACGGGTTTGCCGGCGGCGCGCGTCAATTCCAGTTCGCGGCGTATCAGTTCCGAGCCGAAGGCGCTGCCGCCCGGCGAATCGACGCGCAGCACGACGGCCTTGATCGATTTGTCTTCGCGCGCCTGGCGAATCAGGCGCGAGGTGGACAGGCCGCCGATGGCGCCCGGTGGCGCGATGCCGTCGCCGATTTCACCGGAGGCGATGACCACGCCGACGGCGTCGCCGACGTGCACGGGGCGCAGGCGCGCCAGGTAATCGGTGTAGTTCACCTGGCGGAAGTTCGTGCCTTCCGTGTTCTTTGCGCCGCGCGCCATCATGAACTGGCGCAGTTCATCGCGCGTTTTCAGGCCGTCGACCAGCTTGCCATTGAGCGACAGCTTGGCGATGTCGCCACCGGCGGCCGTCATCATGGCGGGCAGATTGTCGATCGTTTGCATGATGGCACCGGCCGGCAGCTTGCGCGATTTTTCCACGTCCGTCGTGTAGGTGGTCCACAGGCCGTTGTTCAGGTAGCGGTCCGCTTCGGCCGCCGCTTCAGACGGGCCGTTGGCGATGAAAGGCTCGGCCGCGCTTTTGTACGTGCCCACTTTCAGCAGGTTCACCGTCACGCCCACCTTGTCGAGCGCATCGCGGTAGTAATTGCGGTAGCGGCCAAAGCCTTCGAGCATGACGCCGCCCATCGGGTGCAGGAATACCTCGTCGGCCTTGGCCGCCACCAGGTACTGGCGCTGGTTGTAGCTCGAACCCCAGGCCGTCACTTTCTTGCCCGTGGCGCGGAAGCGCTCCACGCCGGCCGCCACTTCGCGCAGCGAAGCGAGACCGCCGCCCTGCAATTCGTCGAGCAGGATCACCATGGAACCGATGTTCTGGTCCTTGGCGGCAGTGTCGAGCACCGCCAGCACGTCGCGCAGCTGCACGCTTTTCTTGACTTCGCCGCTGACGTTGGCCAGCACGGCTTCGCGCACGCCGCCCGGGGTTTCTTCGACGAGCGGGCCTTGCAAGTCCAGCACCAGGGTGGTCTTTTCCGCCAGGGGCTTGGCGCCGCCGCCAAAGATGGCGATCAGGATGGCGATGACGATCAGCAGGAAAATCAGATTGATGACCGCGCGGCGGGTGGCGTCAAGCGCGCGCCAGAATGCGCCGAAACCGCGGCGCAGCGGCGGGAAGGGGTTAAGTGACATTGATGCTCCGTGAGGTTGTGTACCTAAAGGAAACCAATATAACTGAAAATGGCGCGAATCGTCTTATTTTGACAACTGTACCTGCCCTTTGGCCTGCACCGGCGCCGGCGTGGAAACGAGGAACAGGCCTGCCAGCACCAGGGCGCCATTCAGGATCAGCAATTCCAGGCCGATGCGGTAATGTTGGAACAGCAGCGCCTGCTCCTGCTCGACCAGTGCGCACAGCAGCGGCCCTGCCACGGCCACCAGCGGTACCCAGCGGTCGCGCACGCCGCGCCGGCTCAGCAAGCCGAAGGCGAACAGGCCGAGCAGCGGACCATAGGTATAACTGGCCAGCTTGAGGATCACGCCTATCATGCTGGGGTCGTCCAGCCACTTGAAGGCCATGATCAGGATCAAAAACAGGGCGGCAAACCCCAGGTGGACACGGCGGCGCCAGCGCATCTGCGCGGCCGGATTCAAGTCCGCCCGCCGCTGCACGCCGAGGATATCGATGCAGAACGTGGACGTGAGCGCCGTCAGCGCCCCGTCCACGCTGGGAAACAGGGCGGAAATGAGGGCGATAAAGAAGATCAGCTGCACGACGGCAGGGAAATGCCCGAGCACGACAGCGGGAAACAGTTTGTCGCCCGTGGCCGTCACGCCGGCCAGCGGCGCATACAGGTGCAGCAAGCCGCCGAGGAACAGGAACAGCAGCAGCACACCCGTGAGCACCACGGTCAGGCTGAGCATGTTCTTTTGCGAATCGCGCAAGGTCCGCACGGAGATATTCTTTTGCATCATTTCCTGGTCCATGCCCGTCATGGCGATCGTGATGAACATGCCGGCCACGATGTGCTTCCAGACATAGGCGGGGCTGTCCGGGTCGACGATAAAGATGCGCGTGAGGCCTTGCGCGCGCATGCGCTCGAGGCTGTCGACTAGGGACAGGTCCATCTCGCGCAATAAAAACACGCTGCAGATGACGAGACCGGCCAGCATGCACGCCGTTTGCAGGGTATCGGTCCAGACGATGGTTTTCACGCCGCCTTCATACGTGTAGAGCAGGATCAGCAGCAGCACGGCGCAGGACGTCAGCCAGAACGGCACGCCCAGGCTGTCGAGGATGGTCGCTTGCAGGATATTGACCACCAAGTACAGCCGCGCCGTGGCGCCCAGCAGCCGCGACACGATGAAAAACGCCGCACCGCTCTGGTAGGAGCGCCGTCCCAGGCGCAGTTCAAGGTAGCGGTAAATCGAGGTCAGCTGCAGCCGGTAGTACAGCG is part of the Janthinobacterium sp. 67 genome and harbors:
- a CDS encoding sodium:solute symporter, with product MSPLILFAVVFAYFLILLGVAWRTSRHATNDSFFIGNKNSNWMLVAFGMVGTTLTGVTFISVPGAVGSNGFGYIQLMIGYVLGYLAITFILLPLYYRLQLTSIYRYLELRLGRRSYQSGAAFFIVSRLLGATARLYLVVNILQATILDSLGVPFWLTSCAVLLLILLYTYEGGVKTIVWTDTLQTACMLAGLVICSVFLLREMDLSLVDSLERMRAQGLTRIFIVDPDSPAYVWKHIVAGMFITIAMTGMDQEMMQKNISVRTLRDSQKNMLSLTVVLTGVLLLFLFLGGLLHLYAPLAGVTATGDKLFPAVVLGHFPAVVQLIFFIALISALFPSVDGALTALTSTFCIDILGVQRRADLNPAAQMRWRRRVHLGFAALFLILIMAFKWLDDPSMIGVILKLASYTYGPLLGLFAFGLLSRRGVRDRWVPLVAVAGPLLCALVEQEQALLFQHYRIGLELLILNGALVLAGLFLVSTPAPVQAKGQVQLSK
- a CDS encoding efflux RND transporter periplasmic adaptor subunit, producing MDSQTTPNTPRRSRRSKIVGTVIALAVMAALGGGAWYLTHSGTSAKGGPGMGGPGGAGGPGGPGGRRGAPSTTVGVATAVKSDLPVVLDALGTVTAASTVTVRPQVSGILKELKFKEGGMVKAGQVVAQIDPAQFEMALMQATGQRQRDEAQLENARLTLKRYQTLLGQDSIARQDVDTQAALVKQLEGTVMTDRAAEGTARLNLGYTKVVSPISGRAGLKVVDIGNLVSTSDAGGVVVVTQLSPIDVEFSVPQDKVQTIQERLNGGAALAALALDRTRTHTLDKGSLTALDNQVDVQTGTVRAKARYTNDKMALFPSQFVNVRLELGNITGAVLVPVTALRHSNNGDFVYVLKTDKTVTVRMVTRGQATTDMVEIRAGLEAGEQVITEGADRLKEGAKVTLAGDKPAMGGAGGAGAGNGERRHRRQHADGAASASAASAPASAPATAPAKGAAQ
- a CDS encoding GNAT family N-acetyltransferase, coding for MNADTDTAITIRPCVKGDEAALALVGQATFLEAFAGILDGADVIAHCQRQHDVQLYRDWLALPVMRLWLAEATPGGAPVGYLVLSPAGLPVADPRPNDLEIKRIYLLHRFQGQRVGQRLMQAALEQARASGAGRVLLGVYAENHDALAFYTRCGFAQLGRRTFRVGRTDYQDVILGMTLQ
- the sppA gene encoding signal peptide peptidase SppA, translating into MSLNPFPPLRRGFGAFWRALDATRRAVINLIFLLIVIAILIAIFGGGAKPLAEKTTLVLDLQGPLVEETPGGVREAVLANVSGEVKKSVQLRDVLAVLDTAAKDQNIGSMVILLDELQGGGLASLREVAAGVERFRATGKKVTAWGSSYNQRQYLVAAKADEVFLHPMGGVMLEGFGRYRNYYRDALDKVGVTVNLLKVGTYKSAAEPFIANGPSEAAAEADRYLNNGLWTTYTTDVEKSRKLPAGAIMQTIDNLPAMMTAAGGDIAKLSLNGKLVDGLKTRDELRQFMMARGAKNTEGTNFRQVNYTDYLARLRPVHVGDAVGVVIASGEIGDGIAPPGAIGGLSTSRLIRQAREDKSIKAVVLRVDSPGGSAFGSELIRRELELTRAAGKPVVVSMGNVAASGGYWISTSADEVIADAATITGSIGVFAILPTADKVVEKLGIHTAGSPTTWLADAGNPLRPLDPRFAEVIQGSINHVYGDFLSLAAKARKTTPEKINEVAQGRVWTGLQAKERNLVDRIGSYGDALASAAKRAKLGTDYRVTYLEQETSNVDRLIGMFGSKAMASLGLGEHVKLGLASTGLPADAALGMAQDLSWLSGITREHKPFMALTHCLCEVPLGGK